In one Ornithinimicrobium pratense genomic region, the following are encoded:
- a CDS encoding peptidoglycan D,D-transpeptidase FtsI family protein, with protein sequence MASGVVHPARRARVLLVGIFVVLSLFAAQLVRLQGLDAASVSAAALDGRLQSMVLPAARGTITDIHGQPLAVSVERKRITADPTLVADYVPREDRERLGEGFPAAAKVIAEVTGADEAQVLGKLTSPDQPRWTVLVPDASPQQWQELRARGVRGVFPEDLMRRDYPLGESAAPLIGWIGAGEQPAGGLELVHHEALTGTPGEAVYEAGSSGEIISTGLYEEDPAVPGQDLRLTLDADIQWYAHNALKDRIEEADALSGYAAVMEVGTGRLLALTSYPGFDPSQSTQTSEGMRNAAIEDVYEPGSTSKLVTAAAALEERIAEPDTPIVVPVRVPRAGVAFKDATEKPVQHLTFSGVLAHSSNKGTILYGEKLTDEQLYEWNRKFGMGSLSGLGLPGESTGLVPETSTWSATTRYTFMFGQGLSSTLLQQMGVFQTVANGGVTVPPTLVAGTVDQEGRYLEAPLGEGSRVISEETAAQLTEMMTATASPTGTAPLAAIPGYHIAGKSSTATRVDPQTGRYTGGVTSSFMGFAPAQDPKYIVAVVIQRPRQISEFGGVISGPPFADIMRYALQKNGVLPDTTPPPEVELEFDPEEQAPGHPAGVTLEDIAIKDERTGG encoded by the coding sequence GTGGCTTCGGGGGTGGTCCACCCGGCTCGGCGGGCACGGGTCCTTCTGGTCGGCATCTTCGTCGTCCTCTCCCTCTTCGCCGCCCAGCTGGTGCGCCTGCAGGGCCTGGACGCCGCCAGCGTCTCCGCCGCTGCGCTCGACGGACGCCTGCAGAGCATGGTCCTTCCCGCCGCGCGGGGCACTATCACCGACATCCACGGCCAGCCACTGGCGGTGAGTGTGGAGCGCAAGCGGATCACTGCCGACCCGACCCTGGTCGCTGACTACGTGCCGCGGGAGGACCGGGAGAGGCTGGGCGAGGGGTTCCCCGCCGCGGCCAAGGTCATCGCCGAGGTGACCGGCGCCGACGAGGCGCAGGTGCTGGGCAAGCTGACCTCGCCCGACCAGCCGCGCTGGACGGTGCTCGTCCCCGACGCCTCCCCGCAGCAGTGGCAAGAGCTGCGGGCCCGCGGGGTGCGAGGTGTCTTCCCGGAGGACCTCATGCGCCGCGACTACCCGCTTGGGGAGTCTGCCGCGCCGCTGATTGGTTGGATCGGCGCCGGCGAGCAGCCGGCGGGCGGCCTGGAGCTGGTGCACCACGAGGCGCTGACCGGAACCCCCGGTGAGGCGGTCTACGAGGCGGGCAGCAGCGGGGAAATCATCTCCACCGGCCTCTACGAGGAGGACCCCGCGGTGCCGGGGCAGGACCTGCGCCTGACCCTGGACGCCGACATCCAGTGGTATGCCCACAACGCCCTCAAGGACCGGATCGAGGAGGCGGACGCGCTTTCCGGCTACGCCGCGGTGATGGAGGTCGGCACCGGGCGGCTGCTGGCGCTGACCAGTTACCCCGGCTTCGACCCCTCGCAGAGCACGCAGACCTCCGAGGGGATGCGCAACGCCGCGATCGAGGACGTCTACGAGCCCGGCTCCACCTCCAAGCTGGTCACCGCCGCGGCCGCCCTGGAGGAACGGATCGCCGAGCCGGACACCCCCATCGTGGTGCCCGTTCGCGTCCCCCGGGCCGGCGTCGCCTTCAAGGACGCGACCGAGAAGCCAGTCCAGCACCTCACCTTCTCCGGCGTGCTGGCCCACTCCTCCAACAAGGGCACCATCCTCTACGGCGAGAAGCTCACCGACGAGCAACTCTACGAGTGGAACCGGAAGTTCGGAATGGGCTCGCTCAGCGGGCTGGGGCTGCCGGGGGAGTCCACCGGCCTGGTCCCCGAGACCTCCACCTGGAGCGCCACCACCCGCTACACCTTTATGTTCGGCCAGGGCCTGTCGAGCACCCTGCTGCAGCAGATGGGCGTCTTCCAGACCGTGGCCAACGGCGGTGTCACCGTGCCGCCCACCCTGGTCGCCGGCACGGTCGATCAGGAGGGCCGTTACCTCGAGGCGCCGCTGGGGGAGGGTTCCCGGGTGATCAGCGAGGAGACGGCTGCCCAGCTCACCGAGATGATGACCGCCACCGCCTCCCCGACCGGCACCGCGCCGCTGGCCGCCATCCCCGGCTACCACATCGCCGGCAAGAGCAGCACCGCCACCCGGGTGGACCCGCAGACCGGTCGCTACACCGGTGGCGTCACCTCCAGCTTCATGGGCTTCGCCCCGGCGCAGGACCCGAAGTACATCGTCGCCGTGGTGATCCAGCGGCCGCGCCAGATCAGCGAGTTCGGCGGCGTGATCTCCGGGCCGCCGTTCGCCGACATCATGCGCTACGCCCTGCAGAAGAACGGCGTCCTGCCCGACACGACGCCGCCTCCGGAGGTCGAGCTGGAGTTCGACCCCGAGGAGCAGGCTCCCGGCCACCCCGCCGGTGTCACACTTGAGGACATCGCGATCAAGGACGAAAGGACCGGTGGGTGA
- the murC gene encoding UDP-N-acetylmuramate--L-alanine ligase: MLSSRFDFTAPVPPAEQLGPVHLIAIGGSGVSGVARMFLARGIPVSGSDRSDSPALRALEAEGARVHVGHDAAHLGAAQTVVISGAIREDNPELAAARAAGLRVLHRAQGIASLLAGRGVIAVAGANGKTTTSAMTTTALQAAGLEPGYVIGAPLASTGANAAPGGEGSPVVVEADESDGSFLAYRPDVAVVTNVQPDHLDFYGDLEALEQAYLDFVLTLRPGGLLVTHADDPGAARLAQLARDRGIRVLTWGEGADADVRLTDVASAGMRSSGTLTFTRTAGQVREGTTVSLALPVPGEHNVHNATAALLAAVVGVGAAMDRALAGLSAFAGAHRRLELVGRHGAVEVVDDYAHNAPKVGAAVRAARSAANGRRVVVAFQPHLFSRTRDFADGFAQGLAAADVAVLLPVYGAREAQEDYPDVTSGLLATLVRQSPEAPEVHEAQGLDDATRLLARLVEGRDDLVLTIGAGDVTEVGPRLLTRLAEGDTGHDEGGEDGTGHSPDQDGGAA, translated from the coding sequence ATGCTGAGCAGCAGGTTCGACTTCACCGCGCCGGTGCCACCCGCTGAGCAGCTGGGGCCGGTGCATCTCATCGCGATCGGCGGGTCCGGAGTTTCTGGGGTGGCCCGGATGTTCCTGGCCCGCGGCATACCCGTCTCCGGCTCGGACCGGTCCGACAGCCCCGCCCTGCGGGCGCTCGAGGCCGAGGGCGCCCGTGTCCACGTCGGGCACGACGCGGCCCACCTCGGGGCGGCCCAGACGGTGGTGATCTCCGGTGCGATACGCGAGGACAACCCTGAGCTGGCCGCCGCCCGGGCGGCCGGGCTGCGGGTCCTGCATCGGGCTCAGGGCATCGCCTCCCTACTGGCCGGGCGCGGCGTGATCGCCGTGGCGGGGGCCAACGGCAAGACCACCACCAGCGCCATGACCACGACTGCACTGCAGGCGGCCGGGCTTGAGCCCGGTTATGTCATCGGTGCCCCGCTGGCCAGCACGGGCGCGAACGCCGCCCCCGGCGGCGAGGGGTCGCCGGTCGTGGTCGAGGCCGACGAAAGTGACGGCAGTTTCCTGGCCTACCGGCCGGACGTGGCCGTGGTGACCAATGTCCAGCCTGACCACCTCGACTTCTACGGCGACTTAGAGGCCCTCGAACAGGCCTATCTCGACTTCGTGCTCACCCTGCGGCCCGGCGGGCTGCTGGTGACCCACGCCGACGACCCGGGCGCGGCGCGCCTGGCGCAGCTGGCCCGTGACCGTGGGATCCGAGTGCTGACCTGGGGGGAGGGGGCCGACGCCGATGTCCGGCTCACTGACGTGGCCAGCGCCGGCATGCGGTCCTCCGGCACCCTCACCTTCACCCGGACCGCTGGGCAGGTCCGCGAGGGCACCACCGTGTCCCTGGCGCTGCCGGTGCCGGGGGAGCACAACGTGCACAACGCGACGGCGGCGCTGCTGGCGGCGGTGGTCGGAGTGGGAGCTGCGATGGACCGGGCGCTGGCTGGGCTGTCCGCCTTTGCCGGGGCGCACCGCAGGTTGGAGCTCGTCGGCCGCCACGGGGCGGTGGAGGTCGTCGACGACTACGCCCACAACGCCCCCAAGGTCGGCGCGGCGGTCCGGGCCGCCCGCAGCGCGGCCAACGGGCGCCGGGTCGTGGTCGCCTTCCAGCCCCACCTGTTCTCCCGCACCCGTGACTTCGCCGACGGCTTCGCCCAAGGGCTGGCGGCCGCGGACGTCGCGGTCCTGCTGCCGGTCTACGGTGCCCGTGAGGCGCAGGAGGACTACCCCGACGTCACCTCGGGGCTGCTGGCCACCCTGGTCCGGCAATCTCCGGAGGCGCCCGAGGTGCACGAGGCCCAGGGCCTGGATGACGCGACCCGGCTGCTGGCGCGGCTGGTCGAGGGGCGGGATGACCTTGTGCTGACGATCGGGGCCGGCGACGTGACCGAGGTGGGGCCCCGGCTGCTCACCCGGCTCGCAGAAGGCGATACCGGGCACGACGAGGGCGGCGAGGACGGCACCGGGCACAGCCCTGACCAGGACGGAGGGGCGGCATGA
- the murG gene encoding undecaprenyldiphospho-muramoylpentapeptide beta-N-acetylglucosaminyltransferase, which yields MSGPEATRAQGDGAGPDRPLSVVLAGGGTAGHVNPLLATADALRRRVPGVRIQVLGTAEGLESRLVPERGYPLTVVPKVPFPRRPGPAVLRFPGALRRAISTAAKAIHDVEADVVVGFGGYVATPAYLAARRARVPVVIHEQNARPGLANRLGARFAEHVAITFASTSLPGATVVGLPLRTEVRELDRAESRGEALAHFGLDADRPTLLVFGGSLGAQRLNEAFARAAADLQAAGVQVLHLTGAGKDVDLPPPAADGARYVALDYTDRMDLAYSVADLAVCRAGAGTVCELAAVGVPAIYVPLPVGNGEQRLNAADVVAAGGGRIVEDAQVRPDWVRTDVIPLLSDRRTLDTMAAAAAEHGQRDADERLVDLVLQAAGRA from the coding sequence GTGAGCGGGCCCGAGGCGACCCGGGCACAGGGCGACGGCGCCGGCCCTGACCGCCCGCTGTCCGTCGTGCTCGCCGGCGGGGGCACCGCTGGGCACGTCAACCCTCTCCTGGCCACCGCCGACGCGCTGCGGCGCCGGGTACCCGGCGTGCGGATCCAGGTGCTCGGCACCGCCGAGGGTCTGGAGTCCAGGCTCGTGCCCGAGCGGGGCTACCCCCTGACCGTCGTGCCGAAGGTGCCTTTTCCTCGGCGGCCGGGACCGGCCGTGCTGCGCTTTCCCGGGGCGCTGCGCCGCGCCATCTCCACCGCAGCCAAAGCCATCCACGACGTCGAGGCGGACGTGGTGGTGGGGTTCGGCGGGTATGTGGCCACCCCGGCCTACCTGGCCGCCCGCCGAGCCCGGGTGCCCGTGGTGATCCACGAGCAAAACGCCCGCCCCGGCCTGGCCAACCGGCTCGGTGCCCGGTTCGCCGAGCACGTCGCCATCACCTTCGCCAGCACCTCCCTGCCCGGCGCCACCGTCGTCGGGCTCCCGCTGCGCACCGAGGTGCGTGAGCTGGACCGCGCCGAGTCCCGTGGTGAGGCGCTGGCCCACTTCGGGCTGGACGCCGACCGGCCCACCCTGCTGGTCTTCGGCGGGTCGCTGGGCGCGCAGCGGCTCAACGAGGCCTTCGCCCGGGCCGCCGCCGACCTGCAGGCCGCCGGGGTCCAGGTGCTCCACCTGACCGGTGCCGGCAAGGACGTTGACCTTCCCCCGCCCGCGGCCGACGGCGCCCGGTACGTCGCGCTCGACTACACCGACCGGATGGACCTGGCCTACTCCGTGGCCGACCTGGCCGTCTGCCGAGCAGGGGCCGGCACGGTCTGCGAGCTGGCCGCCGTGGGGGTCCCCGCCATCTATGTCCCCCTGCCGGTGGGCAACGGCGAGCAGCGGCTCAACGCCGCCGATGTCGTCGCGGCCGGCGGAGGCAGGATTGTCGAGGACGCCCAGGTGCGGCCCGACTGGGTGCGGACAGACGTCATACCCCTCCTGAGTGACCGGAGGACTCTGGACACCATGGCGGCGGCCGCCGCCGAGCACGGCCAGCGCGACGCCGACGAGCGGCTGGTCGATCTGGTGCTCCAGGCCGCGGGCCGGGCGTGA
- the murD gene encoding UDP-N-acetylmuramoyl-L-alanine--D-glutamate ligase gives MSSEKDTESHDRLAGLTHRDADWAGVKALVTGLGVTGFAAADALLQHGAGVTVVDAGAGTEKQATQAGILGILGADVRLGPEHLAGWPADLDDVDVVVTSPGWRPDHPVLHAAAHRGIPVWSEVELAWRLRPHVGAAPWLCVTGTNGKTTTVQLLESILQAAGLRAIAVGNVGTPVLDAVQHPEPYDVIAVELSSFQLHFTHSVSPLASCVLNVAPDHLDWHGSMEQYAADKARIYERTQLACVYNVQDPATEAMVEEAEVIEGARAIGITLGTPGLSMLGLVDDVLADRAFVEERRTSAAELGTLADLARASGGTGDSAPPPHLVLDALAAAALARAAGITPAAVRDGLRAFRADAHRTQVVAEHEGVTWVDDSKATNPHAAQAALEAYPDIVWVAGGQLKGADVDQLVAHVAGQLQAVVLLGADRAQFAEALARHAPHVPVEDAGVTDHGDMTGLEELMDDVVARCARLARPGHVVLLSPAAASLDMFPSYGSRGDTFTAAVRRHLRQEGSP, from the coding sequence GTGAGCAGTGAGAAGGACACCGAGAGCCACGACCGGCTGGCGGGGCTGACCCACCGGGACGCGGACTGGGCCGGGGTGAAAGCCCTCGTCACCGGTCTCGGCGTGACCGGCTTCGCGGCGGCGGACGCCCTGCTGCAGCACGGGGCCGGGGTCACCGTGGTGGACGCCGGCGCGGGCACCGAGAAGCAGGCGACGCAGGCCGGGATCCTGGGGATCCTCGGCGCCGACGTGCGCCTGGGCCCCGAGCACCTGGCCGGCTGGCCGGCCGACCTCGACGATGTAGACGTCGTGGTCACCTCCCCGGGGTGGCGTCCGGACCATCCGGTGCTGCACGCGGCGGCGCACCGCGGCATACCCGTGTGGAGCGAGGTCGAGCTCGCCTGGCGGCTGCGGCCCCACGTGGGCGCCGCTCCCTGGCTGTGCGTCACCGGCACCAACGGCAAGACCACGACCGTGCAGCTGCTGGAGTCGATCCTGCAGGCGGCGGGGCTGCGGGCGATCGCCGTGGGCAACGTCGGCACGCCCGTCCTGGACGCCGTCCAACACCCCGAGCCCTACGACGTCATCGCCGTGGAGCTGTCCAGCTTCCAGCTGCACTTCACCCACTCAGTCAGCCCCCTGGCCTCCTGCGTGCTGAACGTGGCGCCGGACCACCTGGACTGGCACGGCTCGATGGAGCAGTACGCCGCGGACAAGGCCCGCATCTACGAGCGCACCCAGCTGGCCTGCGTCTACAACGTCCAGGACCCCGCCACCGAGGCGATGGTGGAGGAGGCTGAGGTCATCGAAGGGGCCCGGGCGATCGGGATCACCCTTGGCACACCGGGTCTGTCCATGCTCGGGCTGGTCGACGACGTGCTGGCCGACCGCGCCTTCGTCGAGGAGCGGCGCACCTCGGCCGCGGAGCTGGGCACCCTCGCCGACCTCGCGCGGGCCTCCGGCGGCACCGGCGACAGCGCGCCCCCGCCGCACCTGGTGCTGGACGCCCTGGCGGCCGCAGCCCTGGCCCGGGCCGCGGGCATCACCCCCGCCGCCGTCCGCGACGGGCTGCGCGCCTTCCGCGCCGACGCCCACCGCACCCAGGTCGTCGCCGAGCACGAGGGTGTCACCTGGGTCGACGACTCCAAGGCGACCAACCCGCACGCCGCCCAGGCCGCGCTGGAGGCCTACCCGGACATCGTCTGGGTCGCCGGCGGCCAGCTCAAGGGCGCCGACGTCGACCAGCTGGTAGCCCATGTCGCGGGGCAGCTGCAGGCGGTGGTGCTGCTCGGGGCGGACCGGGCGCAGTTCGCCGAGGCGCTGGCCCGACACGCGCCGCACGTCCCCGTCGAGGACGCCGGCGTCACCGACCATGGGGACATGACCGGTCTGGAGGAGCTGATGGACGACGTCGTCGCGCGGTGCGCCCGGCTGGCCCGCCCGGGCCACGTCGTGCTGCTCTCGCCGGCCGCGGCCTCGCTCGACATGTTCCCCAGCTACGGCAGCCGCGGCGACACCTTCACCGCCGCGGTCCGCCGGCACCTGCGCCAAGAGGGGTCGCCGTGA
- the mraY gene encoding phospho-N-acetylmuramoyl-pentapeptide-transferase: protein MLVALLCTPLFIRFLVRQGYGQFIRDDGPTSHHTKRGTPTMGGAVIIAATLLGYFLSHLLLILLDMSGLVEVTHSRFSLSALLVLFLITGLGLIGFLDDYTKISKQRSLGLTSLEKLAGQTVIAIIFALLALLVTNDSSRAPASTAISFVRDTSVDLAFAGPVLGVILFIIWANILIAGASNGVNLTDGLDGLATGASVMVFGAYSVIGIWQYNQNCQIAPGPNCYDVRDALDLAVVACSVAGACFGFLWWNASPAKIFMGDTGSLALGGGLAGLAITTRTELLLAVLGGLFVIITLSVIIQVASFKLTGKRVFRMAPLQHHFELLGWAEVTIVIRFWIVAGMCVAVGLGMFYAEWVANL from the coding sequence ATGCTGGTCGCCCTCCTCTGCACCCCGCTGTTCATTCGCTTCCTCGTGCGACAGGGCTACGGCCAGTTCATCCGCGACGACGGACCCACCTCCCACCACACCAAGCGCGGCACACCGACCATGGGGGGCGCGGTGATCATCGCCGCCACCCTCCTCGGCTACTTCTTGTCCCACCTGCTGCTCATCCTGCTGGACATGTCCGGGCTCGTGGAGGTCACCCACAGCCGGTTCTCGCTCAGCGCGCTGCTGGTCCTCTTCCTCATCACCGGCCTGGGGCTGATCGGCTTCCTGGACGACTACACCAAGATCTCTAAGCAACGCAGCCTGGGCCTGACATCGCTGGAGAAGCTGGCGGGACAGACCGTCATCGCCATCATCTTTGCCCTGTTGGCTCTGCTGGTCACCAACGACAGCTCCCGGGCGCCGGCGTCGACCGCGATCTCCTTCGTCCGGGACACCTCCGTCGACCTCGCCTTCGCCGGGCCGGTGCTGGGCGTGATCCTGTTCATCATCTGGGCCAACATCCTTATCGCCGGGGCCTCCAACGGCGTCAACCTCACCGACGGCCTGGACGGGCTGGCGACCGGGGCCAGCGTGATGGTCTTCGGGGCCTACTCGGTGATCGGGATCTGGCAGTACAACCAGAACTGCCAGATCGCGCCCGGGCCCAACTGCTACGACGTCCGAGACGCGCTTGACCTGGCGGTCGTGGCCTGCTCGGTCGCCGGGGCCTGCTTCGGTTTCCTGTGGTGGAACGCCTCCCCGGCCAAGATCTTCATGGGCGACACCGGCTCCCTGGCCTTGGGAGGCGGGCTGGCCGGGCTGGCCATCACCACCCGCACCGAGCTGCTGCTGGCGGTGCTCGGTGGGCTGTTCGTCATCATCACCCTGTCGGTGATCATCCAGGTGGCCAGCTTCAAGCTCACCGGTAAACGGGTGTTCCGGATGGCACCCCTGCAGCACCACTTCGAGCTGCTCGGGTGGGCCGAGGTGACGATTGTCATCCGGTTCTGGATCGTGGCCGGCATGTGCGTGGCGGTCGGGCTAGGGATGTTCTACGCCGAGTGGGTGGCCAACCTGTGA
- the ftsW gene encoding putative lipid II flippase FtsW, giving the protein MTATLPPRFRQGASAGAQRSGGSAHSDADDYATFGEEAQGWSAASVGTWLRSPVAPYYLIAVSASVLTVLGLVMVLSASGPGSYLESGNSYTVFLSQVMYAGVGIALAVVGSRLPVRIWRKLAWPAVFVALALQVAVFSPIGWEFQGNRNWILVGGRSLQPAELAKMAMVVFGAGVLAAKRPLLHKPAHAVVPMIFPFGMLLVGLVLMGHDLGTAMIMLMILVGMLYAAGVPGRWFVGLSLVAVGGVLYFAAGSANRMHRIQTWIGGICDSPHVDGCFQKVHAEYALADGGWWGVGLGGSREKWGLLPEPHNDFILAIIGEELGLPGTLTVLVLFGVLAYACVRIVSASEDSFARLAAAGVMVWFLSQALLNVGSVIGMLPIIGVPLPLVSSGGSALIAALMGVGLLLALARSLPEAQGRFSGRASILRRTIAAVPVAATAGRARARTTAAQSATRAGSSHKETPAKRPSRKSAQPNGPRTTPRRAAVPRAARRPGGRP; this is encoded by the coding sequence GTGACGGCCACCCTGCCGCCGCGTTTCCGGCAGGGGGCGTCCGCGGGAGCACAGCGCTCTGGTGGGTCCGCACACTCCGACGCAGATGACTACGCCACGTTCGGCGAGGAGGCCCAGGGCTGGTCGGCCGCCTCGGTCGGAACCTGGCTGCGCTCGCCCGTGGCGCCCTACTACCTGATCGCCGTCAGCGCGTCCGTGCTCACGGTCCTCGGCCTGGTGATGGTCCTGTCGGCCAGCGGCCCGGGCTCCTACCTGGAGAGCGGCAACTCCTACACCGTCTTCCTCAGCCAGGTCATGTATGCCGGGGTGGGCATCGCCCTCGCGGTCGTCGGGTCCCGGCTGCCGGTGCGGATCTGGCGCAAGCTCGCCTGGCCCGCCGTGTTCGTGGCGCTGGCCCTGCAGGTGGCGGTGTTCAGCCCCATCGGCTGGGAGTTCCAGGGCAACCGCAACTGGATCTTGGTGGGCGGCCGGAGCCTGCAGCCAGCCGAGCTGGCCAAGATGGCCATGGTCGTCTTTGGCGCGGGGGTCCTGGCGGCCAAGCGCCCCCTCCTGCACAAGCCGGCGCACGCCGTGGTGCCGATGATCTTCCCCTTCGGCATGCTCCTGGTCGGGCTGGTGCTGATGGGGCACGACCTCGGCACCGCGATGATCATGCTGATGATCCTGGTCGGCATGCTCTACGCAGCGGGGGTGCCGGGCCGCTGGTTCGTCGGACTGTCCCTGGTCGCCGTCGGCGGTGTGCTGTACTTCGCGGCCGGCAGCGCCAACCGGATGCACCGCATCCAGACCTGGATCGGCGGCATCTGCGACAGCCCTCACGTGGACGGCTGCTTCCAGAAGGTGCACGCCGAGTACGCCCTGGCCGACGGCGGCTGGTGGGGGGTCGGGCTGGGCGGATCCCGGGAGAAGTGGGGCCTGCTGCCCGAGCCGCACAACGACTTCATCCTGGCCATCATCGGCGAGGAGCTGGGCCTGCCCGGGACGCTCACCGTGCTGGTCCTTTTCGGGGTCCTGGCCTACGCCTGCGTCCGGATCGTCTCTGCGTCCGAGGACAGCTTCGCCCGGCTGGCGGCCGCCGGAGTGATGGTCTGGTTCCTGTCCCAGGCGCTGCTCAACGTCGGCTCGGTCATCGGCATGCTGCCGATCATCGGTGTGCCCCTGCCGTTGGTCTCCAGCGGTGGCTCGGCGCTCATCGCCGCCCTCATGGGCGTGGGGCTGCTCCTGGCCCTGGCCAGGTCGCTGCCAGAGGCGCAGGGCCGATTCTCCGGCCGGGCCTCGATCCTGCGCCGCACCATTGCCGCCGTCCCCGTCGCGGCCACGGCCGGTCGGGCCCGGGCCAGGACAACGGCCGCACAGAGCGCCACCCGTGCGGGGTCCTCCCACAAGGAGACGCCCGCGAAGCGGCCATCCCGCAAGAGTGCCCAGCCCAACGGCCCCCGGACCACGCCAAGGCGGGCCGCCGTCCCCCGTGCGGCGCGCCGCCCGGGAGGCCGTCCGTGA
- a CDS encoding UDP-N-acetylmuramoyl-tripeptide--D-alanyl-D-alanine ligase: MIPLTLQQVAQVTGGRVHPGGSDGAAAGLTVSGSVVTDSREVAPGGLYVARRGDHADGHDYLAAAADRGAVGALTNRESDVLPCVVLDEDPARLSPRPDRPPYDAVTRGFAALGREVVDRCTAAGGLRIVGITGSSGKTSTKDLMAQVLSGLGPTLAPEASYNSEVGVPLTVCRLTPDTAYLVAEMGASGAGHIAHLTTVAPPQVAVVLNVGSAHLGEFGSREAIGRAKAELVQSLPAGGLAVLNADDPVVAAMAGDAAAVGARTLLVGRGTNADLRAVDVTTDTRGRASCTVRGPGTPEEGVPVALRLVGEHHVGNALAVAAVAHEWGMPWEQVAQALGTAEARARWRMEVTERPDGLVVVNDAYNANPDSTAAALRALAAMRTPDGRLVAVLGGMLELGADSDAEHARVGALAAALGVDHLVTVGQLAEPAATAYLEGGGAEATFLPDRHEARAFLADHLGPADVVLLKSSRDSGLRLLGDELAGVGP, from the coding sequence GTGATCCCCCTGACACTGCAGCAGGTCGCGCAGGTGACCGGAGGCCGGGTGCATCCCGGAGGCAGTGACGGGGCCGCGGCCGGGCTGACGGTCAGCGGCTCCGTCGTGACCGACTCCCGGGAGGTTGCTCCCGGTGGCCTGTATGTCGCCCGCCGTGGAGACCACGCCGACGGTCACGACTATCTCGCCGCCGCAGCCGACCGCGGCGCGGTGGGAGCGCTGACCAACCGCGAGTCCGACGTCCTGCCCTGCGTGGTCCTGGACGAAGACCCGGCCCGGCTCTCGCCGCGGCCTGACCGTCCCCCTTACGACGCCGTGACCCGTGGGTTCGCCGCCCTAGGCCGTGAGGTCGTCGACCGCTGCACCGCCGCAGGCGGGCTGCGCATCGTCGGCATCACCGGCTCCTCCGGGAAGACCTCCACCAAGGACCTGATGGCCCAGGTGCTCTCCGGGTTGGGGCCGACGCTGGCACCCGAGGCGTCCTACAACTCCGAGGTCGGCGTGCCCCTGACCGTGTGCCGGCTCACGCCGGACACCGCCTACCTGGTCGCCGAGATGGGCGCCTCCGGGGCCGGGCACATCGCCCACCTCACCACCGTCGCCCCGCCGCAGGTGGCGGTCGTGCTCAACGTCGGCTCGGCCCACCTGGGTGAGTTCGGCTCGCGCGAGGCGATCGGGCGGGCCAAGGCCGAACTGGTGCAGTCCCTGCCCGCGGGGGGCCTGGCCGTGCTCAACGCCGACGACCCCGTGGTGGCCGCCATGGCCGGGGATGCGGCCGCCGTCGGGGCCCGGACGCTGCTGGTCGGCCGGGGCACCAACGCCGACCTGCGCGCCGTCGACGTGACCACCGACACCCGGGGCCGCGCCTCCTGCACCGTGCGCGGGCCCGGCACCCCCGAGGAGGGGGTCCCGGTCGCCCTGAGGCTGGTCGGCGAGCACCATGTCGGCAACGCTCTCGCTGTCGCCGCCGTCGCCCACGAGTGGGGTATGCCGTGGGAGCAGGTCGCCCAGGCGCTCGGCACCGCGGAGGCTCGGGCCCGGTGGCGGATGGAGGTCACCGAGCGACCCGACGGCCTCGTCGTCGTCAACGACGCCTACAACGCCAACCCCGACTCGACCGCCGCCGCGCTGCGCGCCCTCGCCGCGATGCGCACCCCGGATGGCCGGCTGGTCGCGGTCCTCGGCGGGATGCTCGAGCTCGGTGCCGACAGCGACGCCGAGCACGCCCGCGTCGGGGCGTTGGCGGCCGCGTTGGGCGTCGACCACCTCGTCACGGTGGGCCAGCTGGCCGAGCCGGCCGCCACCGCATACCTGGAGGGCGGCGGCGCGGAGGCGACCTTCCTGCCCGACCGGCACGAGGCCCGGGCCTTCCTGGCGGACCACCTGGGACCGGCGGACGTCGTCCTGCTCAAGAGCAGCCGCGACTCCGGCCTGCGGCTGCTGGGTGATGAACTGGCAGGGGTCGGTCCCTGA